A window of Roseiflexus castenholzii DSM 13941 genomic DNA:
GCGGCGATCCGTTTGCGGGTATTGTTGCGCTCGTGCTGATAGCCGGAGTGGTGGCGCTGCAACCGCCATGCAAGCCACTCCTTGCTCTGCCGGCGCCGTACCGGGCGCTGTTTGCCGATGTTCCCGGCGCGCCGCTGATCTACAGTGCCGATACGCCGGTCGGCGCTGCGGCGTACCTGCGCGATCATCCCGGCGGGCGCCTGTTCAATGATATGGCGTATGGTTCATACCTGATCTGGGCGCTTCCTGAGCCGCAGGTGTTTGTCGATACGCGCGTCGAACTGTACCCGCTGGCGCTGTGGGAGGATTATCTGGCACTCAGCGAAGCGCGCAATTATGCCACACTCATCGAACGCTATGGCATTGATCGAGCATTGCTCAGCCGGTCGCGTCAGGCGCCGCTTGTTGCCGCGCTCGCCAATGATCCCGGTTGGGTGGTGGAATATGAAGATCGCTTCTCGATCCTGTATCGTCGTGAAAGGTGACTGATCGATCATGCCTTCAACTTCGGCGCTGGAATCGGTCTCGGAGCGACAGACGCGCCTGCGTCCGACGCTCGATCAGGTCTATCTCGTTGCAGCGTTGATGCTGATTGCGCTTCGCCCGCTGCTGACCCCTATTCCGCCGCACGATTTCTGGTGGCATATGGCGACCGGGCGCGTTATACTCGAAAGCGGAACGATCCCACAGGTTGACCTGTTCTCGTACACGCGCGCCGGCGAGCCATTCTTCAACCAGGGATGGCTGGCGCAACTGCTCATGGCGCTGCTGCATCAGATCGGCGGGTTGCCGCTCATTATCGTTGTGCAGGCGCTGGTGCTGACGCTGGCGTATGGGTTGCTGTTGCGTCTCTGCATTCTGCGCACGAACCGGGTGCGCATGGGTGCGGCAATCCTGCTGCTGGCGACGCTGCCGCTCTCGTTCGACAACTGGACGGTGCGTCCGCAAACGTATGTCTTCCCGCTGTTTGCCGGATTTCTGACCGTGCTGACGGAGTATCGCCTTGGGATGACGCGGCGGCTGTGGCTGCTGCCAATTCTTATGGCGCTGTGGGTCAATATGCACGGCTCGTTTGTGCTGGGTTTTGCGTTGATCGGCATTGTGTTCATAGGTGAAGCGATCAGGCGCTGGCGTGAACAGGGAGTTCTCGGCAAGACGCTCGATCCGTCACTCGTGGTGTGGGGTGCGGCAACCGCGCTCGCCACGCTGCTCAACCCGCGCGTCGCCGAAGTGCTGGGGTACGTGACCAATCTGCTCGGCAGCAGCCAGGTGACCGATCTGGTCACAGAATGGTCACCGCCAACCATCCGCGACATCAATGGCGCGATTTTCTTCCTGTTCGTCATTGTCACCGCTCTGGTGATGATCTATGCGCGCTCCAGACCCGACCTGACCGATCTCCTGTTATTTGGCGCATTCCTGTGGCTGGCGCTCGGCGCGACGCGCAATATCGTCTGGCTTGGGTTTGTAGCGACGCCGCTCCTGGCGACACAGGCGGCGACGTTGTTGCCGCCGCCCTCCCCTCGCCGGTTTCAGGGTGTTCCAACGATGAATGCTGCGCTCATTGGTCTGCTGGCGATTCTGTTGCTGATCGGCTCGCCGTGGATCAAACCTGCGCTGTTGCCGCCGGATGTCGGCGCGTTGCTGGCGAAGGGCACGCCGGTCGAGGCGACGCAGGCGCTTCAGGCGTTGCCGCAGCGGCCACAACGCCTGTTTCATGCAATGAGTTACGGTTCGTACCTGATCTGGGCAGCGCCGGAGCAGAAAGTGTTCATCGATCCGCGGATCGAGTTGTATCCCTACGACCAGTGGCGGGACTACATTCTGCTTGGTCAGGGCGCCGACGTTGAAGCGTTGTTGGCAAAGTACGCCATTGACGGCATGATGTTGAGTATCGAGGAACAACAGCCATTGCTGGAATATGCCCGCGCTCGCCCCGATCAATGGCGCGAGGTGTATGCAGACGACGAAACGGTAGTGTTGGTAACGCGGAACGTTCAACGTTGAACATCCAACGTCCTACTCATACCTGAGCGCATCGATCGGATTGAGGCGCGACGCGCGCACGGCGGGATAAATGCCGAAGATTAGTCCGACCGCGATCGACGTCAGCGTAGCGAGCAAGATGGCATCAAGTTGCACCCGCGCCTCAGCGCCTTCCGCGACCCCTTGCAGCAGCGCCGTTCCCAGCGCCGAGAGCGCATAGCCGAGCGCAATACCGAGCAATCCGCCAAGGAGACTCAGCATGGTCGCCTCGATGACAAACTGAAAGCGGATGTCGCGCCGCCGCGCGCCGACCGCTTTGCGCAGCCCGATTTCGCGGGTGCGCTCGGTCACCGAAACGAGCATGATGTTCATAATGCCAATCCCGCCGACCAGTAACGAGATTGCCGCAATTGCGCCAAGAAATGCCGTCAGCGCGCCGGTAATTGTGCCGAACGACGCGATCAGGTCTTGTTGCGTCACAATCGTAAAATTGTTGTCCTGAAAGGTCAACCCGTTACGACGGCGCAGCACCTCCGTTACCTGATCGATCACGTCATCAATGCGGCGCTCATCGACCGCCTGGATATAGACCACGCTGACGTCGATTCGGCTTACTGCGCCGGGCGGTGGCGGAAACAGGCGCGTCTGCGCCGTCGTGATGGGCACGAACACCAGATTATCTTCACTGGGACCGAAGTTGCCGCCGCGCGGCGCCATTTCGCCGATGACCTCGAAACTGACATCATTGATGCGGATGCGCTTCCCGATCGGGTCTTCATCGGGAAAGAGCGACGCGCGCACATCGGCGCCAATAACCGCAACGCGCGAGCGCAGATCGAGTTCCGTCTGATCAAAGAAGCGCCCGCTGACCACCCGGGCATTGCGCACCTGCGGATAATTCGGTGTCACCCCAGCGACGCGCCCATCGAAACCGGCGCCAGCGTAGACGATCAGCGCCCCCCGGGTCAACTGCGGCGTCACGGCTGCGGCAGCCGGAACATTGAGCGGATCGGCAAGGGCGGCGACATCTTCGTTCGTCAGTCGCGGCGGCACGCGCCGGTTCTGTTCAGGATCATTGGTGCCGGGAAACACAAAGACCAGGTTCGATCCCAACCCCTGCAACTCGCGTGTGACCAGCGTCTGAATGGCGCCGCCGAGCGCGAGGAGCGTGATTACCGCGCCGACACCGATAATAATGCCGAGCATCGTCAGCGCCGAGCGCAATTTATTGGCAGACAGGCTGCTCAGGGCAATGCGGATGGTTTCAACAAGGTTCATAGGCAAGGTCTGACCGATCGAAAGCGGAGCGCCTCACCTTTTGGACGACTCATACCAATTACCTGTGACCATCCGGCATGGTCACCCCGATCAGAGCGAGGGGTCCTGCGCGAACCCGCTCGGATTCCTCGCTGAGTTTACCCTGAGCGAAGCGAAGGGCTCGGAATGACAAGCATGCGGCATCTTCAATCGTAATTGGTATCACACCAAGGCGCGAAGGCGCGGAGAGAGCATGCCGGTAGCGTTGTGGGTCAGGCTTTTTGCCTTTGATAGGGCTTATAGCGCGCATAACCACATTGAAATGGATGTGACCTGATTATCTTTAGTGAGATTAGCCGCAGAGGGCGACGAACCCTGCGCGTGTCGCCTCATAGCCTGTAACAAAATCATCACCGGAAGCAAGATGACGTTGATAAGGAGGTAAGGACATCATATCTTTCTCCAAACGTAAATGCACTTACGCAACGCTTCACGTCCGTGCTCCCCCATCTGTTGACTGCTATTCCCTTTGCCGCCCGGCAAAACAGCGTATGAGGAACGTTGACCGGACTCAGCATCATTGTCCTCCCTCATATTCCTCCAGCCACGCGCGCGCAGCGGCGACATCACGGGTGATCTGCGCTACCAGCGCCGCAACGCCGTCGAACTTGTGCTCGCCACGCAACCGGTGCAGGAACATCAACCGCAACTCTTCGCCGTACACATCACCGCTGAAATCGAGCAGATACGCCTCGACCGTCCGGCGTGATCCATCGAAGGTTGGGCGCACGCCGACATTCGCTACGGCGCCATAGGTGACGCCGTTGAGCACCGCGCGGCAGACATACACACCGTGCGCCGGCAGCATACGGCGTGGATCGACGTTGATATTGGCGGTCGGGAAGCCAATTGTGCGCCCACGCCGATCCCCCTCAACGATGGGACCGCGCAAGCCATAGGGGTAGCCGAGCAACCGATTGGCCGCTTCAATATCGCCGACACTGAGTGCTGCGCGAATGCGCGTCGAACTAACGGTTTCGCCATCGAGCAGAAACGGTTCGACACGATGCACGGCATAGCCGAAGGTCTGACCGATGGCGGCCAGGCGACTGGCGTCTCCCTCGCGCCCGCGACCCAGAGCGAAGTCCCAGCCAATACAGAGTTCGCGCAGCGCCACGGCGCCACAGAGCCGTGCCATGAATTCGTGCGCCGTGAGCGCCATGATCTCGGTGGTGAACGGGATGACGATCATCAGATCGACGCCGAGCGCAGCGATCAGTTCCGCGCGCTCGACGAGCGTCGTCAGTGTGGGGCGTTCGTTTCCCGGACGAACGACAACATCGGGATGCGGATCGAACGTCAGCACCGCCGCCTGTCGTCCAAAGGCGCGGGCGCGCTGCACCGTCGCGCCTATCAGATGGGCATGCCCGCGATGCACCCCATCGAAGGCGCCAATTGTGAGCACGGTCGGCAACTCGTTAATCGGCTGCGGGAGTCCATGAACAATCTTCATGCATCAGTCCAATCGAATACTTTTATCGGGCGCCAGTGACTGCCATCATACCGCAGCAGCGCCAGCAATGTGCCATCGGGAGCATGCGCGCGCGTCTGTGATGGCGCATCAGCCGGAGCAGGAATCGCGAGACCGTGCCGGATCCGGCGGGCCTGCTCTTCATCGAGGCGCAGGGCATGCCAGTCTGCAACCGCAATCTCTGGCGGCAAGAGCCGCCGACGCAGCGCCTCGTGCGCGTCGGCATGCACCTCCTCTTCCAGCACATGGAGCGATATTGCGTCTTCGACACGAAAGGCGCCCACCGCCGTGCGCCGGAGCGCTGCGAGATGCGCACCGCATCCCAGCGCCACCCCCAGATCACGCGCCAGTGCGCGAATGTACGTACCGCTGCCGCACACCACATCGAGCGTCAACAGCGGAGGTTGGTACTCAACCAGTTCGAGCCGCTCGATATACACCTGGCGTGGCGGCGGTTCAACCGTCACACCCGCGCGCGCCAGCGCATACAGACGGCGACCCTGATGGTGCAGCGCCGCATACATCGGCGGAGTCTGCCAGATCGTCCCACGCAACGGCGCGAGCGCCTCCTCGATCATGGCTCGGTCGAGCGGAGGCAGCGCTTGCTGCACGACCACTTCACCGTTTGCATCATCAGTTGTCGTTGTCGCACCCAAACACACCGCCGCCAGATAGCGTTTGAGCGTCTGATGCTGAACATACTCAATCAGCCGCGTTGCCCCGCCAAGCGCCACGACCAGCACCCCGGTCGCCGCCGGATCGAGCGTTCCGGCGTGCCCGACGCGCCGCTGCCCGCTCAACCGCCGGATACGCACCACGACATCATGCGAGGTCATGCCGGATGGCTTGTCGATGTTGAGAAAACCATGCATGAGTCCCCTGCACAAAGGCTTCACCACCAAGGACACGAAGCGCACGAAGGGGAAGAACCATGAAGCGCATGTCCTTTGTGTCCCCTGGCGCCCTTCGTGGTTTCGTGGTTAATACGGAACCGATGCGGT
This region includes:
- a CDS encoding bifunctional riboflavin kinase/FAD synthetase, which encodes MKIVHGLPQPINELPTVLTIGAFDGVHRGHAHLIGATVQRARAFGRQAAVLTFDPHPDVVVRPGNERPTLTTLVERAELIAALGVDLMIVIPFTTEIMALTAHEFMARLCGAVALRELCIGWDFALGRGREGDASRLAAIGQTFGYAVHRVEPFLLDGETVSSTRIRAALSVGDIEAANRLLGYPYGLRGPIVEGDRRGRTIGFPTANINVDPRRMLPAHGVYVCRAVLNGVTYGAVANVGVRPTFDGSRRTVEAYLLDFSGDVYGEELRLMFLHRLRGEHKFDGVAALVAQITRDVAAARAWLEEYEGGQ
- the truB gene encoding tRNA pseudouridine(55) synthase TruB, translated to MHGFLNIDKPSGMTSHDVVVRIRRLSGQRRVGHAGTLDPAATGVLVVALGGATRLIEYVQHQTLKRYLAAVCLGATTTTDDANGEVVVQQALPPLDRAMIEEALAPLRGTIWQTPPMYAALHHQGRRLYALARAGVTVEPPPRQVYIERLELVEYQPPLLTLDVVCGSGTYIRALARDLGVALGCGAHLAALRRTAVGAFRVEDAISLHVLEEEVHADAHEALRRRLLPPEIAVADWHALRLDEEQARRIRHGLAIPAPADAPSQTRAHAPDGTLLALLRYDGSHWRPIKVFDWTDA
- a CDS encoding ABC transporter permease, with product MNLVETIRIALSSLSANKLRSALTMLGIIIGVGAVITLLALGGAIQTLVTRELQGLGSNLVFVFPGTNDPEQNRRVPPRLTNEDVAALADPLNVPAAAAVTPQLTRGALIVYAGAGFDGRVAGVTPNYPQVRNARVVSGRFFDQTELDLRSRVAVIGADVRASLFPDEDPIGKRIRINDVSFEVIGEMAPRGGNFGPSEDNLVFVPITTAQTRLFPPPPGAVSRIDVSVVYIQAVDERRIDDVIDQVTEVLRRRNGLTFQDNNFTIVTQQDLIASFGTITGALTAFLGAIAAISLLVGGIGIMNIMLVSVTERTREIGLRKAVGARRRDIRFQFVIEATMLSLLGGLLGIALGYALSALGTALLQGVAEGAEARVQLDAILLATLTSIAVGLIFGIYPAVRASRLNPIDALRYE